In the genome of Flavobacteriales bacterium, one region contains:
- a CDS encoding LptE family protein: MACKTADIFSKPVRRTWLFTWVTWMILSVSGCGIYSLNGVYMPPEVKTVYIANFPNNAPLVQPLLSQKFTEALKDVFTRQSNLKLVLVPGDISIEGEIVGYEINPVAVQGDQVAAANRLTIRVKVKYTNTKEKNKDFETTFSRYVDYANDVDFTAQEENLMDEVNQQLTQDIFDRIMINW, translated from the coding sequence ATGGCATGTAAAACCGCAGACATATTCAGTAAGCCCGTAAGACGTACATGGCTTTTCACCTGGGTCACCTGGATGATCCTATCGGTTTCCGGATGTGGAATATATAGCCTGAACGGTGTGTACATGCCGCCGGAGGTCAAAACCGTTTACATCGCCAATTTCCCGAACAATGCACCACTTGTGCAGCCGCTGCTGAGCCAGAAATTCACAGAGGCACTCAAAGATGTTTTCACCAGACAATCCAACCTGAAACTGGTGTTGGTGCCCGGAGACATCAGCATTGAAGGTGAGATCGTGGGTTATGAAATCAATCCGGTGGCCGTTCAGGGTGACCAGGTAGCTGCTGCCAACCGGTTGACCATCCGGGTAAAGGTGAAGTATACCAATACAAAAGAGAAGAACAAAGACTTTGAAACCACCTTCTCCAGGTATGTGGATTACGCCAATGATGTGGATTTCACAGCGCAGGAAGAAAACCTCATGGATGAGGTGAACCAGCAATTGACGCAGGATATTTTTGACCGGATCATGATCAACTGGTAG
- a CDS encoding sigma-54-dependent Fis family transcriptional regulator: MKIQEVKQRFGVIGNSPLLDRAIEIAIQVAPTDMTVLITGESGTGKEVFPQIIHHLSKRKHGTLIAVNCGAIPEGTIDSELFGHEKGSFTGAHDARKGYFEVANGGTIFLDEVAELPLSTQVRLLRVLESGEFLRVGSSKVIKTDVRVVAATNVNLTQAVATGKFREDLYYRLNTVPIRVPSLRDRKEDIYLLFRKFTADFADKYKMPPIRLSDDAVVLLENYRWPGNVRQLRNIAEQMSIIEQSREIDANRLNGYLPADQGSQLPVLVDGGEESQQSFSERELLYKVLFDMKRDMTDLKKLVADLMHGGTQGQEMTAEKSQIIRRLYADEAHVPSASLHPAPVQTEDEVTHIDEHEDVTEESLSLVDKEVELIKKALEKHKGRRKKAAEELGISERTLYRKIKEYGM; encoded by the coding sequence ATGAAAATACAGGAGGTAAAACAAAGATTCGGTGTGATCGGCAATTCGCCGCTTCTGGATCGTGCCATTGAAATCGCGATCCAGGTGGCGCCAACCGATATGACGGTTTTGATCACGGGTGAGAGCGGAACAGGGAAAGAAGTATTTCCTCAGATTATCCACCATCTGAGCAAACGCAAACACGGTACTCTGATTGCGGTTAACTGCGGTGCTATTCCCGAAGGAACCATCGATTCGGAATTGTTCGGGCATGAGAAAGGTTCATTCACCGGTGCACATGATGCGAGAAAAGGCTATTTCGAGGTGGCCAACGGAGGCACCATTTTTCTGGATGAAGTAGCTGAATTACCGTTGTCTACCCAGGTCAGGTTGTTGCGGGTTCTGGAGTCGGGCGAATTCTTGCGGGTAGGATCGTCCAAGGTTATCAAAACCGATGTTCGCGTGGTGGCTGCAACCAATGTGAACCTTACCCAGGCGGTAGCCACCGGGAAGTTCAGGGAGGATCTGTACTATCGTTTGAATACCGTACCCATTCGGGTGCCTTCACTGAGAGATCGGAAAGAAGATATTTATCTCCTCTTCAGAAAATTCACGGCTGATTTTGCGGATAAATACAAAATGCCACCGATTCGTCTTTCGGATGATGCAGTTGTGCTGTTGGAGAATTACCGGTGGCCTGGCAACGTACGTCAATTGCGCAACATCGCTGAACAAATGTCTATCATTGAACAAAGCCGGGAGATTGATGCCAACCGCTTGAATGGCTACCTGCCCGCCGACCAGGGAAGCCAGCTGCCTGTGCTGGTAGATGGAGGCGAGGAAAGTCAGCAAAGTTTTTCGGAGCGGGAATTGCTGTATAAAGTCCTGTTCGACATGAAACGGGACATGACCGATCTGAAAAAACTGGTGGCCGATCTGATGCATGGTGGTACGCAAGGCCAGGAAATGACCGCTGAAAAATCGCAGATCATCCGAAGGTTGTATGCTGATGAAGCACATGTGCCTTCAGCATCTTTGCATCCGGCACCGGTTCAAACCGAGGATGAAGTCACCCACATTGATGAACATGAAGACGTGACGGAAGAGTCGCTGTCACTGGTCGACAAAGAGGTGGAACTGATCAAAAAGGCCCTGGAAAAACACAAAGGCAGAAGGAAGAAAGCAGCTGAGGAACTGGGAATTTCCGAAAGGACCCTCTACCGCAAGATCAAAGAATATGGCATGTAA